Proteins from a single region of Haloplanus sp. GDY1:
- a CDS encoding phosphate/phosphite/phosphonate ABC transporter substrate-binding protein yields MTAGIAGCSGGSGGGSGDGSGGESGDGSDGGSEDGSGSTVGSSGDDYEPITFLETPAETPGDTEEMWEPFTEYLQSEVDGLELDVQFADNTSAIGQALINNQAEMTRSDIVLLANPDQIDVVGIVKEGGASVYFSALATLPDSDIEETTDIEGTSIAFADRPSTSGSLYPNYMLHKAGLDTGEAPYGDPVGYDGNWTGSHRNAVQTLINREDIVACGCDIAVLLNHIPEDQWPERVRERSGRWDDDVGTESPELELVEASTSLPFSPIITRSNWEHPLRSQVEEAIVSIDSGTLREPDGDVENPLSAVSAATIEDYQPVINVIEALDVDLGQL; encoded by the coding sequence TTGACCGCCGGTATCGCGGGCTGTTCGGGCGGCTCCGGCGGCGGTTCCGGAGACGGTTCGGGTGGCGAATCGGGGGACGGTTCCGACGGCGGGTCCGAGGACGGTTCCGGTTCGACGGTCGGGTCGTCGGGCGACGACTACGAGCCGATCACGTTCCTCGAGACGCCGGCCGAGACGCCGGGGGATACGGAGGAGATGTGGGAGCCGTTCACGGAGTACCTCCAGTCCGAGGTCGACGGGTTGGAACTGGACGTTCAGTTCGCGGACAACACCTCGGCGATCGGGCAGGCCCTGATCAACAACCAGGCCGAGATGACGCGCAGCGACATCGTCCTGCTCGCCAATCCGGACCAGATCGACGTGGTCGGCATCGTGAAAGAGGGCGGGGCGTCGGTGTACTTCTCGGCTCTCGCCACGCTTCCGGACTCCGATATCGAGGAGACCACCGACATCGAGGGGACGAGTATCGCGTTCGCGGACCGGCCGTCGACCAGTGGGTCGCTGTACCCCAATTACATGCTCCACAAGGCCGGACTCGACACCGGCGAAGCCCCGTACGGTGACCCGGTCGGCTACGACGGCAACTGGACGGGCAGTCACCGAAACGCCGTGCAGACGCTCATCAATCGGGAGGACATCGTCGCCTGTGGCTGTGACATCGCGGTGCTCCTGAACCACATCCCCGAGGATCAGTGGCCCGAGCGGGTCCGCGAGCGATCCGGACGGTGGGACGACGACGTCGGGACGGAGTCGCCCGAACTGGAACTGGTCGAAGCGTCGACGTCGCTCCCCTTCTCCCCGATCATCACGCGCAGCAACTGGGAGCACCCCCTGCGTTCCCAGGTGGAGGAGGCGATCGTCTCGATCGACAGCGGGACGCTTCGGGAGCCCGACGGCGACGTCGAGAACCCGCTTTCGGCGGTTTCGGCGGCCACCATCGAGGATTACCAGCCGGTCATCAACGTGATCGAAGCGCTGGACGTCGATCTGGGCCAACTGTAA
- a CDS encoding CBS domain-containing protein encodes MRGIRIGSAFGIPIKLDLTFLLVLPLFAWLIGSDVGNLVGVLNGVFGAAMPAAALTGGSTPWLLGAAAATGLFLCVLLHEFGHSLVAMRYGYHIDSITLWLFGGVARFTEMPEDWKQEFTIAVAGPIVSVALGVLSYVAFRLIPGGLPAVQFVLAYLALTNVALAVFNMLPGFPMDGGRVLRALLARTRPHARATQIAAEVGKLFAVVLAIVGVFANLFLVALAFFIYIGASSEAQQTVMKAAFQDVTVGDIMTPAAELDTVTADTSLTTLTDRMFRERHTGYPVLRSGSLVGMVTLDDTREVREVERDAYRVEDVMATELVTISPDADAMDAISTMQREGVGRLPVVDEAGELVGLISRSDLVTAFNIIQTRGAATGTGTGIDRLSNDADFVRR; translated from the coding sequence ATGCGCGGCATCCGCATCGGGAGCGCGTTCGGCATTCCCATCAAGCTCGACCTGACCTTCCTGCTGGTGCTTCCCCTGTTCGCCTGGCTGATCGGGTCCGACGTGGGGAACCTCGTCGGCGTCCTCAACGGCGTCTTCGGGGCCGCGATGCCCGCCGCCGCGCTCACCGGCGGGTCGACGCCGTGGCTCCTCGGCGCGGCGGCGGCCACCGGCCTGTTCCTCTGTGTCCTCCTCCACGAGTTCGGCCACTCGCTTGTCGCCATGCGGTACGGCTACCACATCGACTCGATCACCCTCTGGCTGTTCGGCGGCGTCGCCCGGTTCACCGAGATGCCCGAAGACTGGAAACAGGAGTTCACCATCGCCGTCGCCGGCCCGATAGTCAGCGTCGCGCTCGGCGTCCTCTCCTACGTCGCCTTCAGGCTGATCCCCGGCGGCCTCCCGGCCGTGCAGTTCGTCCTCGCGTACCTCGCCCTGACGAACGTCGCGCTGGCCGTCTTCAACATGCTCCCCGGCTTCCCGATGGACGGGGGGCGCGTCCTCCGGGCGCTGCTCGCGCGGACCCGTCCCCACGCCCGGGCGACCCAGATCGCCGCCGAGGTGGGCAAACTGTTCGCCGTCGTCCTCGCCATCGTCGGGGTCTTCGCCAACCTGTTTCTGGTGGCGCTCGCCTTCTTCATCTACATCGGCGCCTCCAGCGAGGCCCAGCAGACGGTGATGAAGGCGGCGTTCCAGGACGTCACCGTCGGCGACATCATGACGCCCGCGGCGGAACTCGACACGGTCACCGCGGACACCTCGCTGACGACGCTCACCGACCGGATGTTCCGCGAGCGCCACACCGGCTACCCCGTCCTCCGGAGCGGGAGTCTCGTCGGGATGGTCACCCTCGACGACACCCGCGAGGTGCGCGAGGTGGAACGGGACGCCTACCGCGTCGAGGACGTGATGGCGACCGAACTGGTGACGATTTCGCCGGACGCGGACGCGATGGACGCCATCTCGACGATGCAACGCGAGGGCGTCGGCCGTCTCCCCGTGGTCGACGAGGCGGGCGAACTCGTCGGGCTCATCTCCCGCTCGGACCTGGTGACGGCGTTCAACATCATCCAGACCCGCGGCGCGGCGACCGGCACCGGGACGGGGATCGACCGGCTGTCGAACGACGCCGACTTCGTCCGCCGCTGA
- the phnC gene encoding phosphonate ABC transporter ATP-binding protein has product MALIVDSLTKEYGDTTALSEVSFEIPDGNFAVVLGESGAGKSTLLRILNGLTEPTSGSVYLDDEEITNSRSDVGMVFQQHNLVEELSAYSNALTGTLNRTGFLRSLINRQPVDDRELALEALDTVGLLDEAGQKVNSMSGGQQQRVGIARALVQRPDLLLADEPVASLDPSSAETVMEYLRETAETRNLTTLASLHQVNIAREFGEQFVGLKNGEVIFDGPREELTTEVLEDVYGDIETDELREGTGSTDVTESTRRSNRGIETQP; this is encoded by the coding sequence ATGGCCCTCATTGTCGATAGTCTAACCAAAGAATACGGCGACACGACGGCGCTGTCGGAGGTCTCATTCGAGATCCCCGACGGGAACTTCGCCGTAGTGCTCGGGGAGTCCGGGGCCGGCAAGTCGACGCTCTTGCGCATCCTCAACGGGTTGACCGAGCCGACTTCGGGGAGCGTCTACCTCGACGACGAGGAGATCACCAACTCGCGGTCCGACGTCGGGATGGTGTTTCAACAGCACAACCTCGTCGAGGAGCTGAGTGCCTACAGTAACGCCCTGACCGGGACGCTCAACCGAACGGGGTTCCTCCGAAGCCTGATCAACCGCCAGCCCGTCGACGACAGGGAACTCGCGCTGGAGGCGCTGGACACGGTGGGTTTGCTCGACGAGGCCGGCCAGAAGGTGAACAGTATGAGCGGTGGCCAGCAACAGCGCGTCGGGATCGCTCGCGCGCTGGTGCAACGACCCGACCTCCTGCTCGCCGACGAACCCGTCGCGAGCCTGGATCCGTCGAGTGCAGAGACGGTGATGGAGTATCTCCGCGAAACGGCCGAAACGCGCAACCTCACGACCTTGGCGAGCCTCCATCAGGTCAACATCGCCCGCGAGTTCGGCGAGCAGTTCGTCGGCCTGAAGAACGGCGAGGTGATATTCGACGGCCCGCGCGAGGAGCTGACGACCGAGGTTCTCGAGGACGTCTACGGCGACATCGAGACCGACGAACTCCGCGAAGGGACGGGGAGCACCGACGTGACCGAATCCACACGGCGATCGAACAGGGGTATCGAGACCCAACCATGA
- the phnE gene encoding phosphonate ABC transporter, permease protein PhnE translates to MSTDSDSLVDEILPGSLDGDGEDSAIERRHTELRRERLVRRLSQCVLLVGIAILFAGSLVMAGFWREEWLQYWPEFADALTQYFPPKLYFGVIPFVDVGRYYRFVNEAGLVGEAGITLAIALAGTIMGAPLALLFGILGNERVTPFPLNFLFRGVMSIIRSIPSLVWALIYVPLGGISPVTATLAIGTDTIGELGRLLTDELEEIDDGPIEGIRSTGAGKPQVITFGMITQIVRPFIAWAMFILENNVRSAVGLGIIGAGGLGVTLSIEQQTFQFTNMMATILFIVLLVLSVEMVSQRTRSYLREGDDEEGLSLYQLVVGFPERMSDSLLK, encoded by the coding sequence ATGAGTACCGATTCGGACTCGCTGGTCGACGAGATACTCCCTGGGTCTCTCGACGGGGACGGGGAGGACTCGGCCATCGAACGGCGGCACACCGAGTTGCGTCGCGAACGACTGGTGCGACGCCTCTCCCAGTGTGTCCTGCTCGTCGGTATCGCGATACTGTTCGCCGGTTCGCTGGTCATGGCCGGGTTCTGGCGGGAGGAGTGGCTCCAGTACTGGCCGGAGTTCGCCGACGCCCTCACCCAGTACTTCCCGCCGAAGCTGTATTTCGGCGTGATCCCGTTCGTCGACGTCGGCCGGTACTACCGGTTCGTGAACGAAGCCGGGCTGGTGGGGGAAGCCGGCATAACGCTCGCGATCGCCCTCGCCGGGACCATCATGGGCGCGCCGCTGGCGTTGCTTTTCGGCATCCTCGGCAACGAGCGTGTCACTCCCTTCCCGCTCAATTTCCTCTTCCGGGGCGTCATGAGCATCATTCGCTCGATCCCCTCGCTCGTCTGGGCACTGATCTACGTCCCCTTGGGTGGTATCTCCCCGGTGACCGCGACGCTCGCCATCGGCACCGACACCATCGGGGAGTTGGGTCGGCTGCTCACCGACGAACTCGAAGAGATCGACGACGGACCCATCGAGGGGATCAGGAGTACCGGCGCCGGTAAGCCACAGGTGATCACGTTCGGGATGATCACCCAGATCGTTCGACCGTTCATCGCCTGGGCGATGTTCATTCTGGAAAACAACGTCCGCTCCGCGGTCGGCCTCGGGATCATCGGTGCCGGCGGCCTGGGCGTGACGCTGTCGATCGAGCAGCAGACCTTCCAGTTCACCAATATGATGGCGACGATCCTGTTCATCGTCCTGCTGGTTCTCTCGGTCGAGATGGTCAGCCAGCGAACGCGGTCGTACCTCCGCGAGGGGGACGACGAGGAGGGGTTGAGCCTCTATCAGCTCGTCGTCGGCTTCCCGGAACGGATGTCCGACTCGCTTCTCAAGTAG
- a CDS encoding zinc-dependent alcohol dehydrogenase yields METRVAYLDVGEITMDTVELPELGPNDVLVNTQQASVCGSERYFYRGITVREEDEARGRPTEGGEYHDGEGRRHSYPMGPLGHEGGGTIEAVGSAVDTYLGGGEVSVGDRVGSLYYPTYTDYWVTDVSNVQPIPDGVDFEVGCLYEALACAAWAARRMDVKLGDTVAVNGVGFAGNVMLQGAIESGASQVIAVDVVDEKLDIAEGMGADVTIDASEEDPVERVDELTDDEGVDVAVEAVGGTGVGIKQALGMVAHNGVLALYGDNYEPIDEFCFHRFHEDGLEVQNLNAMHYTELQAVEYAREAYRAVARDVFDVQTILDNSARYSLDELPEVFETETECADSQDSLKTLIIP; encoded by the coding sequence ATGGAGACGAGAGTCGCGTATCTCGACGTGGGAGAGATCACAATGGACACGGTCGAACTGCCCGAACTCGGTCCCAACGACGTCCTCGTCAACACACAGCAGGCGTCGGTGTGCGGATCCGAGCGGTACTTCTACCGCGGGATCACCGTCCGGGAGGAGGACGAGGCGCGGGGCCGGCCGACCGAGGGCGGGGAGTACCACGACGGCGAGGGGCGGCGGCACTCCTACCCGATGGGGCCGCTGGGACACGAGGGCGGCGGGACCATCGAGGCCGTCGGGTCGGCGGTGGACACGTACCTCGGCGGCGGGGAGGTGTCCGTCGGCGACCGGGTCGGCAGCCTCTACTACCCGACCTACACCGACTACTGGGTGACCGACGTCTCGAACGTCCAGCCGATTCCCGACGGCGTCGACTTCGAGGTCGGGTGCCTGTACGAGGCGCTGGCGTGTGCGGCCTGGGCCGCCCGCCGCATGGACGTCAAACTCGGCGACACCGTCGCGGTCAACGGCGTCGGCTTCGCCGGGAACGTCATGCTCCAGGGGGCCATCGAGTCGGGGGCGTCCCAGGTCATCGCCGTCGACGTGGTCGACGAGAAACTGGACATCGCCGAGGGGATGGGGGCGGACGTGACCATCGACGCGAGCGAGGAGGACCCGGTCGAACGGGTCGACGAACTGACCGACGACGAGGGCGTCGACGTGGCCGTCGAGGCCGTCGGCGGGACGGGCGTGGGCATCAAACAGGCGCTCGGCATGGTCGCACACAACGGCGTCCTGGCGCTGTACGGCGACAACTACGAGCCCATCGACGAGTTCTGCTTCCACCGCTTCCACGAGGACGGACTGGAGGTTCAGAACCTCAACGCGATGCACTACACCGAACTGCAGGCCGTGGAGTACGCCCGCGAGGCCTACCGTGCGGTCGCTCGGGACGTCTTCGACGTTCAGACCATCCTCGACAACTCGGCTCGCTACTCGCTCGACGAACTCCCCGAGGTGTTCGAGACGGAGACCGAGTGCGCGGACAGTCAGGACTCCCTGAAGACGCTCATCATCCCCTGA
- a CDS encoding cupin domain-containing protein, producing MSEHSPTPVVKRGEGIEYEPVDAADGLSKGVLIDEGDGAPNFAMRRFTLAPGAAVPEHTNAVEHEQYVLSGEYVVGIDGEEHVVSAGDALLIPAGVPHWYRNEGDEAGAFVCVVPNGDDTIELVE from the coding sequence ATGAGCGAGCACTCACCGACGCCGGTCGTCAAGCGGGGCGAGGGAATCGAGTACGAACCGGTCGACGCGGCCGACGGCCTCTCGAAGGGCGTCCTGATCGACGAGGGAGACGGCGCCCCGAACTTCGCGATGCGGCGGTTCACGCTCGCGCCCGGCGCGGCGGTGCCCGAACACACCAACGCGGTCGAACACGAGCAGTACGTCCTCTCGGGGGAGTACGTCGTCGGCATCGACGGCGAGGAACACGTCGTCTCGGCGGGCGACGCGCTCCTGATCCCCGCGGGCGTCCCCCACTGGTACCGCAACGAGGGCGACGAGGCGGGCGCGTTCGTCTGCGTGGTGCCCAACGGCGACGACACCATCGAACTCGTGGAGTGA
- a CDS encoding FAD-dependent oxidoreductase, with translation MSGTYDLVIVGGGISGASLLYTTAKFTDVDSIALIEKESEVAAINSHHTNNSQTLHFGDIETNYSLEKAREVKEGAELLAGYLERHDSDREMHAKRSKMVLAVGDDEVPQLERRYHEEGFGDLFPKLRPIGREEIAEIEPAVVEGRDPGVDLLALQTPDGYVVDYGATARSFVDRAAEEPSVDVYTGTEVTAVTPTVDGHTIETTDGRFDCSATVVAAGSHSLQIAKELGYGQDKVLLPVAGSFFLADDLLNGKVYTLQMKKLPFAAVHGDADVHDPSITRFGPTAKVVPTLERGRLSTVTDFLDVFGLNAAAALSYANVLSDRVLLPYVLRNLVYDLPEVGRREFLPHVRKVVPGVDLEDIERAEGYGGVRPQIVDTSERSLDMGEAKIVGDDVIFNITPSPGASTCLKNAMRDTRTLLDFLDGAYEFDEAAFRADTIDNFPRDDAVDGSVGTGTADAAADD, from the coding sequence ATGTCCGGCACATACGATCTGGTAATCGTCGGCGGCGGCATCAGCGGCGCGTCGCTCCTCTACACCACGGCGAAGTTCACCGACGTCGACTCCATCGCGCTGATCGAGAAGGAGTCGGAGGTGGCGGCGATCAACTCCCACCACACGAACAACTCCCAGACGCTTCACTTCGGGGACATCGAGACCAACTACAGCCTGGAGAAGGCGCGGGAGGTGAAAGAGGGGGCGGAACTGCTCGCCGGCTACCTGGAACGCCACGATTCCGACCGGGAGATGCACGCCAAGCGGAGCAAGATGGTGCTCGCCGTCGGCGACGACGAGGTGCCACAGCTCGAACGCCGGTACCACGAGGAGGGGTTCGGCGACCTCTTTCCCAAGCTCCGTCCCATCGGCCGCGAGGAGATCGCGGAGATCGAACCCGCGGTGGTCGAGGGACGCGATCCCGGGGTCGACCTGCTCGCCCTCCAGACGCCGGACGGGTACGTCGTCGACTACGGCGCGACGGCGCGGTCGTTCGTCGACCGGGCGGCCGAGGAGCCGAGCGTCGACGTCTACACCGGGACGGAGGTCACGGCGGTCACGCCCACGGTCGACGGCCACACCATCGAGACGACCGACGGTCGGTTCGACTGCTCCGCGACGGTCGTCGCCGCCGGCTCACACAGCCTCCAGATCGCGAAGGAACTCGGCTACGGGCAGGACAAGGTCCTCCTCCCCGTCGCGGGGAGCTTCTTCCTCGCGGACGACCTCCTGAACGGGAAGGTGTACACGCTGCAGATGAAGAAACTGCCCTTCGCCGCCGTCCACGGCGACGCGGACGTCCACGATCCGAGCATCACGCGGTTCGGGCCGACCGCGAAGGTCGTCCCGACGCTCGAACGCGGCCGTCTCTCCACGGTGACCGACTTCCTCGACGTGTTCGGACTGAACGCCGCGGCGGCGCTCAGTTACGCCAACGTTCTCTCCGACCGGGTGTTGCTCCCCTACGTCCTCCGGAACCTCGTCTACGACCTCCCCGAGGTCGGGCGACGCGAGTTCCTCCCGCACGTCCGGAAGGTCGTCCCCGGTGTCGACCTGGAGGACATCGAGCGCGCGGAGGGCTACGGCGGCGTCCGGCCACAGATCGTCGACACCTCGGAGCGATCCCTCGACATGGGTGAGGCGAAGATCGTCGGCGACGACGTCATCTTCAACATCACGCCGTCGCCGGGCGCGTCGACCTGCCTCAAGAACGCCATGCGGGACACGCGGACGCTGCTCGACTTCCTCGACGGGGCGTACGAGTTCGACGAGGCGGCGTTCCGCGCCGATACCATCGACAACTTCCCCCGCGACGACGCCGTCGACGGATCCGTCGGGACGGGCACCGCCGACGCGGCCGCCGACGACTGA
- a CDS encoding SDR family NAD(P)-dependent oxidoreductase, with protein MANATFDYDGETVIVTGGSSGIGRAIALAFGDAGATVVNADLQPDHHGDGDVTPTHEAIEAEGGRALFVETDVADRSAIESVVDAAREFGGVDVMVNNAGTHVPGSVLDVGQDEYDLMESVNVGGVLFGCQAAAADMLDRGEEGSIVNTASIRTDTALGDQILYNLTKGAVKMITRTAALELADRGIRVNGISPGRTVTALAEGTEKAEEWSESDDLVKPIPMGRPAAPDEIAPGALFLASDAAGYVTGELLTIDGAWSIY; from the coding sequence ATGGCGAACGCCACGTTCGACTACGACGGCGAGACCGTGATCGTGACCGGCGGGAGTTCGGGCATCGGCCGTGCCATCGCACTCGCGTTCGGGGACGCGGGCGCGACGGTCGTCAACGCGGACCTGCAACCCGACCACCACGGCGACGGGGACGTGACCCCGACCCACGAGGCCATCGAGGCCGAGGGCGGCCGCGCCCTGTTCGTCGAGACCGACGTCGCCGACCGGTCGGCCATCGAGTCGGTCGTCGACGCGGCCCGCGAGTTCGGCGGCGTCGACGTGATGGTCAACAACGCCGGGACGCACGTCCCCGGGTCGGTGCTGGACGTCGGTCAGGACGAGTACGACCTGATGGAGTCGGTCAACGTCGGCGGCGTGTTGTTCGGCTGCCAGGCGGCCGCGGCCGACATGCTCGACCGGGGCGAGGAGGGGTCGATCGTCAACACCGCCTCCATCCGCACCGACACGGCCCTGGGGGACCAGATCCTCTACAACCTGACGAAGGGTGCGGTGAAGATGATCACCCGGACCGCCGCGCTCGAACTGGCCGACCGAGGAATCCGCGTCAACGGCATCTCCCCCGGACGGACGGTGACGGCGCTCGCCGAGGGGACGGAGAAGGCCGAGGAGTGGTCCGAGAGCGACGACCTCGTGAAACCGATCCCGATGGGTCGTCCGGCGGCGCCCGACGAGATAGCGCCGGGGGCGCTGTTTCTGGCCAGCGACGCCGCCGGCTACGTCACCGGCGAACTCCTGACCATCGACGGCGCCTGGTCGATCTACTGA